gaatataaatatttatagtaatatttattgtatgtagcgctatgctattcagcggttgttgatgacacttatcccgatagggggattgcagccataacaggttaaaacctgttggggctagggggcagcattttcactattggatgaaaggcgtgcccagagtaaactgcctcctactctttcccagatgggaatatatgcatattattatcactggtggatagaaaacactcagaagtttctaaaactgtttgaattatgtatgtgggtataacagaactaatatggcagacaaaaacctgagaagaaatccaaacaggaagtgagaactcaATATTGAAAACAGTGCCATTTGATGTCCATCTTAGATATGGATGAgcatgcacttcctagggcttccacaacATATCACTGTGTTTAGATTCTGGTTgtatgattctactataaaggaggggctcataatagCTCTTTGAGTGGGTGGTCTGGCAGAAAGCCTCAGTCTCATTGTGCGCGGTCACGAGAGTGTTCTTGCGTTCCAATGcgtttcttcagacaatgaaattctccggttggaaccttattgctgattaatgtttaaaacatcctaaatatggattgcatacatcatttgacttgtttctacgacctgtaacggaacttttttagtttttgtctggaggaatTGCTCGGGCTTTTTGAGGATTGAATGCTGGGCTGAacaagctaacaacaagtggctaaatgatgggctttatggaacaaatcagtcatttattgtcgaactgggattcctggagctgccttctgatgaagatattcataagtgaatatttatagtgttttttgtAGCTTCTGTTGATGCCAAAATGGCTGCTATTTCTTTGGCtaatttgggttctgagcgccgttctcagattattatttttccgtaaagtttttttgaaatctaacacagcggttgcatagaggatacgtttatctttaattctgtgaataacacttgcatcttttatcaatgtttattgtgagtatttctgcaaaatcaccggatgttttggaatcaaaacattactgcacataAGGAGCCAATtaaaactgagatttttggatataaatatgcacattatcgaacaaaacatacatgtattgtgtaacatgatgtcctatgagtgtcatctgatgaagatcatcaaaggttagtgattcattttatctatatttctgctttttgtgactcctatctttggctgggaaaatggctgtgtttttttgacttggcagGGATCCAACATGTGATGTTGTGCTTTTGCTGttaagcattttttaaatcggacacgatgggtagattaccaatatgtttctttcatttgctgtattggacttgttaaagtgtgaaagttacatatttctaaaatatttttgaatttcgtgcgctgccttttcagcggaatgttgttgaggggttccgctagcggaacgcctgcgctagaaaggttaatagacgaagagagttccaaacctctcagcCAATAACAGATGGTTTTCAGTTTTCCTCTCCCCACTTAAACCATTCTCAAGCAGAATTCTTGCTTGGAaatagtattgtgtgtgtgtgagagagatagggagagaggtgggttcTTTAAGTGGTCTGGTGAGATTAGCCTGTGATGTGGAGTCTCAGGGCTGCTCACTGTGTACACCAAATGAGAGgttaggcagacacacacacccaaaagGAAATTGGATGCTGATTAAAGATTGGTCTCAACAGCCAGGGGCTGTGACCTGGGATTATTGGAAAGAGGTGAACAGAGGTGTTCTATCAGACAACGCCTCTCCATCACAACATCCTCTGGCGCGTGTATGTGCGTGCATAGGACCCTCTCCGGTCAGTGGTTACCTCTGTCACTCCGCTCATGTCAGTGGTCATACATATTACAGTAGCTGTATGATGTCAGCAAACTCTATAAAATCAAGCCCCTGAATCTATCACCCTGAATCATAGCCCACCTGACCCGCCCAGTGTTCACCAAGCCCCTGCTAACCACCTGCAGAAGCCCCGCTGTATCTCCATCCCTTCTGGTTGTTTCAGCACCATGGCCAGCATTCTACTGCTTTTCCTCGCAGCCTCCTGCTGCGCATTTCTCTGTCTCGCTGACTACACCTCCTTGGAGTTTGAGACTCGCGCTCTAGAGTTCCCCCACAAATCACAAGAAGAGAAGGATCTGGTAAGTTTAAATTGTTTTATGTTTGTGAAGTTGTTTGGTTTGTGCGCTTGATAGTTTAGTCGATTCAACCCTCTCTTTGTACTTGTTTTCTagctataatatatatatatatatatatatatatatatatatagcagcctatcgtttttgtttgtttttctctgtCATATAGATTGAAGCTTTACAAGAAGTTCTGGAGAAACTGAAGAACAAACAGATGCCGTTATCAGAAAAGAAGCTTGGCTGGCTGCCGTCGGTAAGAACAGACCTGAATAGACCTGATCAATCATTTTAAAGTGCTTAAAGTCCTATTATCAATACATTATTTTTAAGTAGTTAGCCTGTCTGTCATGCATTTTACTTCTTCATTGAGTCTAGCCTTATATTGCGTGTTTCAAATGGTCAAAACGGGACTTTCGATAAAGGTTCTATATTGAcagtgtttaaaaatatatatatagttcaggAGTTGCTAGGATTAATCTGATTCTGGAAAACCGGTGTAGATGTTTCAGAATCACAGTCTGGAGACagatgccaccaccaccatcatcattcaATTAAATAACaaactgtttgtttgtttcctaGTGTGACGCGGGCGAGCAGTGCGCTGTTCGCAAAGGTGCGCGTGTCGGAACGCTGTGCGGGTGTCCGCGTGGGACTACGTGCAACTTCTATGTCCTCAAGTGTTTgtaagaagagaagaggagagaaaatgaTAAACGGTGtagggaggggagcagagagaaataggagagagagaacagaagctTTTGCCTCATTCAGTGGAGCACATTCAGATCGTGGAACGTTCAGACAGAAATATTGTATGTTGAACAGATGTGTCTCTGACATGTAAAGTAAATAGGAATCATGTCAGCTTTACTTTCAATATGTTGCCCTCTCCTGTCCTGAACGGGACCCTGGTGTGTAATGGAGGGTTTGTTGTCTAACATAAAGGCTGTATCCCAAATACCAATCTATTCCCTATAATGCTCTTTTTCTGCCTGAGTCCTATTTGTCAGTCCTATGTtgctttggtcaaaagtattgcactttatagggaatagggtgtcatttaagACACTACCCAACTTGTTCCTTTATCTGTGCTCTCTGCTGTCTCGTCTATTTTGACTAAGTACAAAGAAATTCAATGAGATCAATAAAGCCCTTGTTTATAAGATGATTTACAGTTTTTTGTATGCTTCAGTGCAATTTTAATAAGTAGGccatgtggtacattttcactactcttagtacaaaactcaaaacCGATCACCAAAAAGGCAGTCGTTTCAAAACTTTAAGCTcattttcaattgactaagtACAACACTTAAAATCACACATTTTCACCAAACGTAAtcagtgtttcatctagaaatacaTGTTTCACATTGCAGTGCATGTTCATATAACgttgtagcggtatttattagaggGGTAAAGATAaagattttgttcgggcgccaggcaggtgtTAACCATGCcaaaaggaaaagagtagaatagagagagtaccactaccGTGCAGGATTTCGCCACAACGTAACTGCCGTGCACAATGCATACTCACTTTTGATATGTTTCTCTTTTCTTCTGTTAATAAAAGACCATTTACTATTACTTAATCGAACTGCTTTAAATTGATGATCACGTATATGTTTGGTAAACCTATACATTACACAACTagatctcacagtctcacgtcagaattagacctttatccatgtttctcaaatttAAAATTTCTGTGTTTAAGTGTTAGGTTTAGGCATTAATTCCAAAATCTTaaagttaggcattaactctgaatggttcatgtaagggttaaggtttgggataggcttaaaacaattatctcaaaaacaactttttaTCGCTGGATTCAAACTTCCAAaatttggaatcagaggcagatgcttctGAAAATCCAAACCGACTTGAAGGTAACCGCGCTCACCGTTCCTCCTAGTGGCCGATTTCCACATCACCTCTGGACGTCCTCAGAtatggatggacgtcgaatactgacGTCGAATACTTGTATCCCGGGTGACCTGACTGACTTTACATGTCAACTGGTTTGTCTGTTACAGATTCTGAGAACGACTTAATGAAAATGTCTGTAAAGTAGAAACAGAAAAAGTATGGATATATACTTGAATGTACTACAATGATGGTGACTATTGATTTActtcactgtaaaaaaaaaataatgtaaatcTCGATATTGACAAGATCAGAGATGTGCTGTATGCAACAAATCAAATCATACAATGAATGCTCAATGAAACGTTTTGAATGAAGGACTGACTGGGTGCCATACAAGTGTTACCAGTTTGGAGTTTTGTTTTAAGAGCCAAAGCAATACATAAAACACACATAAAACTCCTGTATCCAAATCTGTTTTTGACAATAACAAATAAAACCAAAATAGGCACTAGAATGCAGAAACAAACAATCACCAAGAGACATGTATAATCATTCCAATACATATTATCTATACTCTCAGTATGTCCTCTTCTtgctgtctctccccctcccttccatgTCAGACATCTCCCCCCCGGTCCTTCCTGGGGGCCCATGACAGTCTCCTGGAGCTCCAGGCTGAGAGGGGGAGGCCATGTAGAGAGCGCCCCATTGCAGAGGCTCTCCCCCTGGGTAGGCTGCTGCTCTGCAGACCCCCTCCGGCTGACCGTATAGTCTTAGTGAGCCAGCTGTTCCTAGCTGTCTGGAGATCACGTTGCAGCACCCCCTTCTGGTGTTCCAGCTCCTACACAggggacaacacaacacatcatataTCACTATGGAGTGTGTACTGTCCACAAAAAAGTGTGTACCGTGCATTAAGGAGTGTGTACTATGAACTATGTACTGTGAACATGTGCAATATGAAGTGTGTAGTGTGCACTATGAAGTGTGTAGTGTGCACTATGAAGTGTGTAGTGTGCACTATGAAGTGTGTAGTGTGCTCTGAGCTGACCTGGATCTTGCACTTGGCCTCCACCATCTGTAGTTTagtctgggccagctccttcTCCAGCTCTGTGACCTGGCCACTCAGACACACCTTCTCCTGGTCTTGTTCCCTGGTACCAGTCGTCTGCTGGTCCAGTTCTGTTTCCTGGTCTCTTTGCTGGCCTTTTTCTCTGGTGCTGATTCTTCTCTGGTACGGGGCTGTGGAACTGGAGCCTTCCATGATTGGAGAATCTAGAGCCTGTCGGCAGCGAGAACACGCCATCACAGCAttctgagagagggaggagagggtgggagggtTTTGACCAGACACTTCAAAAGTGTTTTATTATAAACATGCAGAGTGAGAGGTGATATCCATACAGAACAAATTACATCATCAAACTGTGTGATTGCCAAACTGTGACATCATCAGACGGTGTCATATTCCTCCTCACCATGAGTTTGTCCAGGTCCTCTCTGTGGGCCGCCTGCTGCCTCTCCACCCGACTGGTCAGCTGGGAACAGATCTGACAGACAGAAGAAACAATATAGCattaggattgtgtgtgtgtgtgtgtgtgtgtgtgtgtgtttgtgtgtgtgtgtgtgtgtgtgtgtgtgtgtgtgtgtgtgtgtgtgtgtgtgtgtgtgtgtgtgtgtgtgtgtgtgtgtgtgtgtgtgtgtgtttgtgtgtgtgtgcgcgcgtgcatgtGCACTGTACCTGTTTGTAGTCTGAGATGATGCCTGAGCTCCTCTTCACCTCTGGATCAGCCTTGTCCAGCTTTGTCCTTAACACCTCCTTCAACTGTGAAATGGTAAATATATGtccatacacataattaaatgtTTCATTATTACTCATAAATATAATCTAATAATACAGTATTACCATAAATATAATATTACAttattacttattattattattataaatggAATCCAATGTTACATGATTaccataaatataatataatattattacCATACAtagaatacaatattacattATTACCATAAAGAGAGTACAATATTACATTATTACCATAAATAGATTATAATATTACATTATTACCGTAAATAGAATGCTGTATTACATTATTACCATCAATAGAATACAATAGTACATTATTACCATAAATAGATTATAATATTACATTATTACCATAAATAGAATGCAGTATTACATTATTaccataaatataatataatattacattATTACCATAAATCTAACATAATATTACATTATTACCATAAATATAATATTACATTATTACCTCACATCAAAGTATGGAAACATAAAGGACGGATGGATAGATAGAAGAGATTACCTGAGcagcctcctcctccttccctctcttctcttcctctgcaTTCTTCAATTTCTTTCTGGTCTTCAGCAGCTCTTTGGTCAGCTCATCCACTCTGTCCTCCGCCTGTG
This is a stretch of genomic DNA from Oncorhynchus mykiss isolate Arlee chromosome 7, USDA_OmykA_1.1, whole genome shotgun sequence. It encodes these proteins:
- the LOC110528915 gene encoding cocaine- and amphetamine-regulated transcript protein-like gives rise to the protein MASILLLFLAASCCAFLCLADYTSLEFETRALEFPHKSQEEKDLIEALQEVLEKLKNKQMPLSEKKLGWLPSCDAGEQCAVRKGARVGTLCGCPRGTTCNFYVLKCL
- the LOC110528781 gene encoding rab GTPase-activating protein 1-like encodes the protein MMEEVSIRVAYDSHMAEEKILACLMAESIPKHTVPSKKATLRDNQPQQQDDHIDRYQRENRQLQQASLRLEEENDVLAHRLITSKISLRTDLDQAEDRVDELTKELLKTRKKLKNAEEEKRGKEEEAAQLKEVLRTKLDKADPEVKRSSGIISDYKQICSQLTSRVERQQAAHREDLDKLMNAVMACSRCRQALDSPIMEGSSSTAPYQRRISTREKGQQRDQETELDQQTTGTREQDQEKVCLSGQVTELEKELAQTKLQMVEAKCKIQELEHQKGVLQRDLQTARNSWLTKTIRSAGGGLQSSSLPRGRASAMGRSLHGLPLSAWSSRRLSWAPRKDRGGDV